From Carya illinoinensis cultivar Pawnee chromosome 5, C.illinoinensisPawnee_v1, whole genome shotgun sequence, one genomic window encodes:
- the LOC122310636 gene encoding uncharacterized protein At2g33490-like, whose translation MKTPLKKLRGFGLHKHESKERKDIRPLSKLDELAQASLDMQDMRDCYDGLLSAAAATTNSAYEFSESLREMGSCLLEKTALNDDEESGKVLLMLGKVQFDLQKHIDSYRAHIVQTITSPSESLLNELRTVEEMKRQCDEKRGVYEYMITRQREKGQSRSGKGESFSMQQLESARDEYDEEAAFYVFRLKSLKQGQSRSLLTQAARHHAAQLCFFKKAVKSLEAVEPHVKLVTEQQHIDYQFSGLNDEDEAGDDDDDSNYDDDDNDNDDAYDDGELSFDYGQNDQECDVSTPRKSMELDQVDITFPQVATVEAVKENLGRLHNNSFAYRVRPGSQSAPLFAENKFDSAEKIRQIRQSSTRKLQTYVLPTPVDMKSSISAGSGNPMLHKTEATPSGRTRNLWHSSPLDPKRLEKVLVDERLFGPTDVNAHAVLDSNNTAYTRLPPPSDGLLFSHQNTLSASDPKKLKIHAFSGPLKKLVSVEHPHLYSGPLLQTSQLPSTSPKASPSASPTFMSSPKISELHELPRPPASSTSKSSRPEGLAGHSAPLGSRDQVLSLINKSGVSNVPSPLPRPPLIISRSFSIPSSSPSVATSYASKPLKNHHSIEMAEGIDSPPLTPLDLSRNWPSSAASETVIRVVQIRGTHTNSLATQ comes from the exons ATGAAGACTCCGCTGAAAAAGTTACGAGGTTTCGGACTTCACAAACATGAGTCCAAGGAGCGAAAAGATATTCGGCCTTTGTCAAAATTGGACGAGCTAGCTCAGGCTTCGCTG GATATGCAAGATATGAGGGACTGCTATGATGGCTTACTTTCCGCTGCTGCGGCGACTACAAACAGTGCTTACG AATTCTCAGAGTCATTGCGGGAAATGGGTTCTTGTCTTCTCGAGAAAACTGCATtgaatgatgatgaagaaaGTG GCAAAGTTCTGCTAATGCTAGGAAAAGTACAGTTTGACCTGCAGAAACATATTGACAGCTAT CGCGCTCATATAGTTCAAACAATCACAAGCCCATCAGAGTCTCTTCTTAACGAACTTCGAACAGTTGAG GAGATGAAGCGCCAATGTGACGAGAAAAG AGGTGTATATGAGTATATGATAACCAGACAGAGAGAAAAGGGGCAATCAAGAAGTGGGAAAGGGGAGAGTTTTTCTATGCAGCAGCTAGAATCTGCTCGTGATGAATATGATGAAGAAGCAGCCTTTTATGTATTCCGGTTAAAATCTTTGAAGCAAGGACAATCCCGAAGTCTTCTTACACAGGCAGCTCGTCACCATGCTGCTCag TTGTGCTTCTTCAAGAAGGCTGTTAAATCTCTTGAGGCAGTAGAACCCCATGTGAAATTGGTAACTGAACAGCAGCATATCGATTACCAGTTCAGCGGACTTAATGATGAGGATGAAGCTGGTGACGACGACGACGACAGCAATTATGACGACGACGACAATGACAATGATGATGCCTATGATGATGGAGAATTGAGTTTTGATTATGGACAAAATGACCAAGAGTGTGATGTTTCTACACCACGGAAGTCAATGGAG CTGGATCAGGTGGACATTACATTTCCCCAGGTTGCAACTGTGGAAGCCGTCAAG GAAAATCTGGGTAGGCTCCACAATAATTCTTTTGCCTATAGGGTGAGACCAGGCAGCCAATCGGCCCCACTTTTTGCTGAGAATAAATTTGACTCTGCTGAAAAAATAAGACAGATTCGACAGTCATCAACACGCAAGTTGCAAACTTATGTCCTACCCACTCCGGTTGATATGAAGAGTTCAATTTCTGCTGGATCAGGTAACCCAATGCTTCACAAAACAGAGGCTACTCCAAGTGGGCGTACAAGGAATTTGTGGCATTCATCCCCATTGGATCCCAAAAGGTTAGAAAAAGTTTTGGTAGATGAGAGACTCTTTGGACCCACTGATGTAAATGCTCATGCTGTACTTGATAGCAACAACACTGCATACACACGCTTGCCCCCTCCATCTGATGGGCTTTTGTTTTCACATCAGAATACACTTTCAGCTTCTGAtccaaaaaaactcaaaatacaTGCTTTTTCTGGTCCATTGAAAAAGCTGGTCTCAGTGGAACATCCCCATTTGTATTCGGGACCTCTTCTTCAAACATCTCAACTTCCATCTACTTCTCCAAAAGCATCTCCAAGTGCTTCCCCTACCTTTATGTCCTCACCCAAAATAAGTGAGCTTCATGAACTTCCTAGGCCTCCTGCAAGTTCAACCTCCAAGTCTTCAAGACCTGAGGGTTTGGCTGGTCATTCAGCCCCCTTGGGGTCCAGGGATCAAGTGCTTTCTCTCATAAATAAGTCTGGTGTCTCAAATGTACCATCTCCACTGCCAAGACCTCCACTAATTATTTCTCGTAGTTTCTCCATACCTTCAAGTAGTCCTAGTGTGGCAACTTCCTATGCATCGAAGCCCCTGAAAAATCATCACAGCATAGAGATGGCTGAAGGCATTGATTCCCCCCCTTTGACACCATTAGACCTTTCACGCAACTGGCCATCTTCAGCTGCTTCTGAGACTGTCATTCGCGTTGTTCAAATTAGAG GGACTCATACGAACTCTCTGGCGACACAGTAA